In Candidatus Paceibacterota bacterium, a genomic segment contains:
- a CDS encoding deaminase, with protein sequence MKKAVIAYVPVLHEGYRRFFEKHQDAEIFYILGKDLIALEDYLRKEIRELNPILMVEAIKGLGFKPEVEILEKDKLIKLIQASKANEAIFVLPAEDVCRRVAKEFLSGQEVIFDSVFLRLDKHKTMEEKPVEADQKISQADFDREVIGKLKIEAEKSSDFWRHIGGAIVRDGKIIAVAHNEHLPSQHSPYANGDPRTTLHKGVGIEYSTAIHSEAKLIAEAARDGVSLKGADLYVTIFPCPVCAKQIAFAGIKRLFYAGGYSILDQEKILKSKGVEIIYVESEK encoded by the coding sequence ATGAAAAAGGCGGTAATCGCTTATGTGCCGGTTTTGCACGAAGGCTACCGGCGTTTCTTTGAAAAGCATCAGGATGCCGAGATTTTTTATATTTTAGGCAAAGATCTGATTGCCCTTGAGGATTATTTAAGGAAAGAGATTCGCGAACTTAATCCGATTTTAATGGTTGAAGCAATTAAGGGTTTAGGTTTTAAGCCGGAAGTAGAAATTTTGGAAAAGGATAAGCTAATCAAGCTAATTCAAGCTAGCAAAGCTAATGAAGCCATCTTCGTGCTACCCGCTGAGGACGTTTGTAGAAGAGTGGCTAAAGAATTTTTGTCAGGCCAGGAAGTTATTTTTGATTCGGTTTTTTTGCGCTTAGACAAGCATAAGACTATGGAAGAGAAACCGGTTGAGGCTGATCAGAAAATTTCCCAAGCTGATTTTGATAGGGAAGTGATTGGAAAATTAAAAATCGAAGCCGAAAAAAGCTCGGATTTCTGGCGACACATCGGCGGAGCCATCGTGCGAGACGGTAAAATTATTGCAGTTGCCCACAATGAGCATCTACCATCACAGCATTCCCCATATGCAAATGGCGACCCTCGAACAACCTTACATAAAGGCGTAGGAATCGAGTACTCAACTGCGATTCACAGCGAAGCAAAACTCATTGCCGAGGCGGCCAGAGACGGGGTATCGCTTAAAGGAGCTGACTTGTATGTGACGATTTTCCCTTGCCCGGTTTGCGCCAAGCAGATTGCTTTTGCTGGCATCAAACGACTTTTTTATGCCGGCGGTTATAGCATCTTGGACCAAGAAAAAATTTTAAAATCTAAAGGTGTGGAAATAATTTACGTCGAAAGCGAAAAGTAA
- a CDS encoding adenylyltransferase/cytidyltransferase family protein: protein MTEANLTVNKGIFGMGSNFNHRYFSDHKKLKKVVDHCKGLGLKIVLTQGTYDMVHIGHARYFEEAKKQGDLLIVGVDSDEKVRASKGPERPVVPQEERLEMVAHLRPVDIVVLKPLSKIKWSLTKNIRPDVLVATKETYSSQEIKELEKYCGEVVVLEPRATTSTSAKIRRLQISTAKNLGQALTPRIMTVIEEVLEEIKDRAGQKKKAKKK from the coding sequence ATGACAGAAGCCAATTTGACGGTCAATAAAGGGATTTTCGGCATGGGCTCAAACTTTAACCACCGCTATTTTTCCGATCATAAAAAATTAAAAAAAGTTGTCGATCACTGCAAAGGTTTGGGTCTTAAAATTGTGCTCACCCAAGGAACTTATGACATGGTACACATCGGGCATGCGAGGTATTTTGAGGAGGCGAAGAAACAAGGAGATTTGCTGATTGTTGGAGTTGATAGCGACGAAAAAGTCCGCGCGAGCAAAGGTCCGGAGCGACCAGTTGTGCCTCAAGAAGAGAGACTTGAGATGGTGGCCCATCTTCGGCCGGTTGATATTGTGGTTTTAAAACCATTATCCAAAATCAAATGGTCTCTCACTAAAAACATTCGGCCGGATGTTTTAGTGGCCACCAAAGAAACCTATTCGTCGCAAGAGATTAAAGAGCTTGAGAAGTATTGTGGGGAGGTCGTGGTTCTAGAGCCGCGCGCTACCACCTCGACTAGTGCTAAAATCAGGCGCTTGCAGATTTCCACTGCCAAAAATCTTGGTCAGGCTCTGACTCCTCGGATTATGACGGTGATCGAAGAAGTTTTGGAGGAAATAAAAGATCGGGCCGGGCAAAAAAAGAAGGCTAAGAAAAAATGA